In Ruminococcaceae bacterium BL-6, a genomic segment contains:
- a CDS encoding conserved protein of unknown function (Evidence 4 : Unknown function but conserved in other organisms), protein MEKIRLGFAPTRRSIFSAPDAVKYRNLTAARLRELGVDFVDITDVNDEGLLYDDEGLSRIIEKFKREKVDGLFLPHCNFGTEYECARLAKALNVPVLLWGPLDERPDENGVRLRDTQCGLFATGKVLRRFRIPFTYLTNCRLSDPVFERGVRDFLAVCSVVRTFRSIRILQISTRPFDFWSTMCNEGELLEKFNIQLSPIPMPELMEEVRRAKKDEGGEIARVLSYIRENMEVQIPPDALENVAALKVAMESLVAKYGCKAVAIQCWNCLQQELGIMPCAANALMNDEGTPVVCETDIHGAVTALLVEAAGMGETRSFFADWTIRHPDIPNGELLQHCGPWPVSVARSKPVLGYPLAFKHPGSLTAEAKHGELTLCRFDGDNGEYSLLLGNAKGVDGPNCMGTYLWVEVENIKRLEEKIVCGPYIHHCVGIHKNVVPVLYEACKYIGVKPDFYDPIEEKVRAYLRGE, encoded by the coding sequence ATGGAGAAGATCAGGCTTGGATTCGCACCGACGAGAAGAAGCATTTTCAGCGCGCCGGACGCGGTGAAATACAGGAACCTGACGGCCGCAAGGCTCAGGGAACTCGGCGTGGATTTTGTCGATATCACGGATGTCAACGACGAGGGCCTCTTGTATGACGACGAGGGCCTGAGCCGGATCATCGAGAAATTCAAACGGGAAAAAGTCGACGGCCTGTTTCTTCCCCACTGCAATTTCGGGACGGAATACGAGTGCGCCAGGCTCGCGAAGGCGCTGAACGTCCCGGTGCTCCTGTGGGGCCCGCTCGACGAGCGCCCGGATGAAAATGGGGTGCGCCTGCGCGATACGCAGTGCGGCCTGTTCGCGACGGGCAAGGTGCTTAGAAGGTTCCGCATCCCGTTCACTTACCTGACGAACTGCCGGCTGAGCGACCCCGTGTTTGAGCGGGGCGTGCGGGATTTTCTCGCGGTGTGCAGCGTGGTGAGAACCTTCCGCAGCATCCGCATCCTGCAGATTTCCACCCGCCCGTTCGACTTCTGGTCCACCATGTGCAACGAAGGCGAGCTGCTCGAAAAATTCAACATCCAGCTCTCGCCGATCCCGATGCCCGAGCTGATGGAGGAAGTGCGCAGGGCCAAAAAGGATGAGGGCGGGGAGATTGCCCGCGTGCTTTCGTATATCCGCGAAAACATGGAGGTCCAAATCCCGCCGGACGCGCTCGAAAACGTGGCGGCCTTGAAGGTCGCGATGGAATCCCTCGTCGCGAAATACGGCTGCAAGGCCGTGGCGATCCAGTGCTGGAACTGTCTTCAGCAGGAGCTGGGCATCATGCCCTGCGCGGCGAATGCGCTGATGAACGACGAGGGGACCCCGGTGGTGTGCGAGACTGATATCCACGGCGCGGTCACGGCGCTTCTCGTCGAGGCCGCCGGAATGGGTGAAACGCGCTCGTTCTTCGCGGACTGGACGATCCGCCACCCGGATATCCCGAACGGCGAGCTGCTTCAGCACTGCGGCCCCTGGCCGGTTTCCGTCGCGCGGAGCAAGCCGGTGCTCGGGTACCCGCTCGCGTTCAAGCACCCGGGCAGCCTGACGGCGGAAGCGAAGCACGGCGAGCTGACCCTGTGCCGCTTCGACGGGGACAACGGGGAATATTCCCTGCTGCTCGGCAACGCCAAAGGGGTCGACGGGCCGAACTGCATGGGCACCTACCTTTGGGTGGAAGTGGAAAACATCAAAAGGCTCGAAGAAAAAATCGTCTGCGGCCCGTACATCCACCACTGCGTGGGCATCCACAAAAATGTGGTTCCGGTGCTGTACGAGGCGTGCAAATACATCGGGGTGAAGCCGGACTTTTACGACCCGATCGAGGAAAAGGTCAGGGCTTATCTCAGGGGGGAATAA
- the rbsA gene encoding fused D-ribose transporter subunits of ABC superfamily: ATP-binding components (Evidence 2a : Function from experimental evidences in other organisms; PubMedId : 10428954, 3011793, 3086314; Product type t : transporter) — protein MEKTEDEVCLRAEDICKIYPGTVALDHVSFAVKKGKVNVLIGENGAGKSTLMKIIAGIEQPTSGKLFMGDEEVSFKDTTDARRHGIGIIHQELSLFPNLNVYQNIFMAREKTKGRFRLDNKQHAELTRRILAKLEHPIPPETLVGDLRVGQQQIIEIARNLVQEDLKILIMDEPTSSLSAQEVDVLFRIMRELTAEGISIVYISHRLEEILHIGDHVTILRDGKYVADEDADKIDIPWIVQRMVGRDKTYAKRSRDIDWKKAPVILEVKNLTLPKSGGGYLLDHVSFSVRKGEIFGIYGLLGAGRTEIFECLMGLRPEHEGEVLLNGEPIRIKSVSEQIARGFAVVPEDRQREGLVQTLSIGKNISLSSLKSYTKGPFLDKKKENGSIDEEIRDIHIKVSDKRLPILSLSGGNQQKVVIGKGILTHPKILLLDEPSRGIDIGAKTEVFDIINQYAERGLSIVVISSELKEIIAIADRIMVLSNGRKTGELIGDEINEDSLVLASYQGHHIRESES, from the coding sequence ATGGAAAAAACAGAAGACGAGGTCTGCCTGCGGGCGGAGGATATCTGTAAAATTTATCCGGGCACCGTGGCGCTCGACCACGTTTCCTTCGCGGTGAAAAAAGGGAAGGTCAACGTGCTGATCGGGGAAAACGGCGCGGGAAAATCCACGCTGATGAAGATCATCGCGGGAATCGAGCAGCCCACTTCCGGCAAGCTCTTTATGGGGGATGAGGAGGTCTCCTTCAAGGACACGACGGACGCGCGCAGGCACGGGATCGGGATCATCCATCAGGAGCTGAGCCTGTTCCCGAACCTGAATGTGTACCAGAACATCTTTATGGCCCGGGAAAAGACCAAGGGGCGTTTCCGGCTGGACAACAAGCAGCACGCCGAGCTGACCCGCCGGATTCTGGCAAAGCTGGAGCACCCCATCCCGCCGGAAACGCTGGTAGGGGACCTGCGCGTGGGGCAGCAGCAGATCATCGAGATCGCGCGGAATCTGGTTCAGGAAGACCTGAAAATCCTGATCATGGACGAACCGACGTCCTCCCTGAGCGCGCAGGAGGTGGATGTGCTGTTCAGGATCATGCGCGAGCTGACGGCGGAGGGAATCTCGATCGTGTACATTTCCCACCGCCTGGAAGAGATCCTGCACATCGGCGACCACGTCACGATCCTGCGCGACGGGAAATACGTGGCGGACGAGGATGCGGACAAAATCGACATCCCCTGGATCGTCCAGCGGATGGTCGGCAGGGATAAAACATACGCGAAGCGCAGCCGCGATATCGACTGGAAGAAGGCCCCGGTCATTCTGGAGGTGAAGAACCTCACCCTGCCGAAAAGCGGAGGCGGGTACCTGCTGGACCACGTCAGCTTTTCCGTCAGGAAAGGGGAGATTTTCGGTATCTACGGCCTGCTGGGCGCGGGCCGCACGGAAATTTTCGAGTGCCTGATGGGGCTGCGGCCGGAGCACGAGGGCGAGGTGCTGCTCAACGGCGAGCCGATCCGGATCAAAAGCGTGTCGGAGCAGATCGCGCGCGGCTTCGCCGTGGTGCCGGAGGACCGGCAGCGCGAGGGCCTGGTTCAGACGCTGAGCATCGGCAAGAACATTTCCCTTTCCAGCCTGAAAAGCTATACCAAAGGCCCGTTCCTGGATAAAAAGAAGGAGAACGGCAGCATCGACGAGGAGATCCGGGATATCCACATCAAAGTTTCCGACAAGCGGCTGCCGATCCTTTCCCTTTCGGGCGGCAACCAGCAGAAGGTCGTCATCGGCAAAGGAATCCTGACGCACCCGAAAATCCTGCTGCTTGACGAGCCGAGCAGGGGAATCGACATCGGGGCGAAGACGGAAGTGTTCGACATCATCAATCAGTACGCGGAGCGGGGGCTTTCCATCGTCGTGATCTCATCCGAATTAAAAGAGATCATCGCGATTGCCGACCGTATCATGGTGCTTTCGAACGGCAGAAAGACCGGCGAGCTGATCGGTGAC
- the aptA gene encoding Apulose-4-phosphate transketolase subunit A, with translation MADLKEKARQIRRDIVTLVYRAGGGHIGGDLSVTDILVTLYYKHLNCSPERVDDPNRDRLILSKGHCVEALYSILADRGYFPKSDLDHYSAYLSKYIGHPSSKVSGVEISSGSLGHGLSVSVGMALAGKMDGAPYRVYTVMGDGELDEGSVWEGAMAANQYRLDNLTAIVDRNRLQISGSTEDVMAQDSQKDRWQSFGWHAIEVPGNDADALDRALEEAKNTRGKPTVIIADTVKGCGVSFMENKAGWHHRLPTEEEYRQAMKELGAEGATENESDRR, from the coding sequence ATGGCGGACTTAAAAGAAAAGGCAAGACAGATCCGGCGCGACATCGTCACGCTGGTGTACCGCGCGGGCGGCGGGCATATCGGCGGGGACCTGAGTGTCACGGATATCCTCGTCACTCTGTACTACAAACATCTGAACTGCTCGCCGGAGCGCGTGGATGACCCGAACCGGGACCGCCTGATCCTGAGCAAGGGCCACTGCGTGGAGGCGCTGTACAGCATTCTGGCGGACCGGGGCTATTTCCCGAAGTCCGATCTCGACCATTATTCTGCCTATCTTTCCAAATACATCGGCCACCCCAGCAGCAAGGTCAGCGGGGTGGAAATCAGCTCCGGTTCGCTGGGGCACGGCCTTTCGGTCAGCGTCGGCATGGCGCTGGCCGGAAAGATGGACGGGGCGCCCTACCGGGTCTACACCGTGATGGGCGACGGCGAGCTTGACGAGGGCTCCGTCTGGGAGGGCGCCATGGCGGCCAATCAGTACCGCCTCGATAACCTGACCGCGATCGTGGACCGCAATCGCCTTCAGATTTCCGGCTCCACCGAGGATGTGATGGCGCAGGACAGCCAGAAGGACCGCTGGCAGTCGTTCGGCTGGCACGCGATCGAGGTGCCGGGCAACGATGCGGATGCGCTGGACCGCGCGCTGGAGGAAGCGAAGAACACAAGAGGAAAACCGACGGTGATCATTGCGGACACGGTAAAGGGCTGCGGCGTTTCCTTTATGGAAAACAAGGCGGGCTGGCACCACAGGCTGCCCACCGAAGAGGAATACAGACAGGCCATGAAAGAACTCGGAGCGGAAGGAGCGACGGAAAATGAATCGGATCGCCGATAA
- the aptB gene encoding Apulose-4-phosphate transketolase subunit B, translated as MNRIADKQVICNVLIQEAEKDRDIVVACSDSRGSGSMTAFADAFPKQFVEVGIAEQSLVSVSAGLALCGKKVFAVSPASFLSTRSMEQAKVDVAYNHSNVTLIGISGGVSYGALGFTHHSTNDIASMASLSGLRVYLPSDRFQTEKLIRALLKDREPAYVRVGRNAVEDVYSEGDVPFEFNRATQICGGTDVTLVACGELVSAAQKAAELLKEKGVSARVLDMYCLKPIDREAVAKAARETRGIVTAEEHVAVGGLGSMVSQIVTAEHPTRMRSLTLPDEPVVTGKSREVFDYYGLNAEGIAKAALELI; from the coding sequence ATGAATCGGATCGCCGATAAGCAGGTCATCTGCAATGTGCTGATACAGGAGGCGGAAAAGGACCGCGACATCGTCGTTGCGTGCAGCGATTCCCGCGGCTCCGGCTCCATGACAGCGTTCGCGGACGCCTTTCCGAAACAGTTCGTCGAAGTCGGCATCGCCGAGCAGAGCCTCGTTTCCGTCAGCGCGGGGCTTGCGCTGTGCGGCAAAAAGGTGTTCGCGGTGTCGCCGGCGTCGTTCCTTTCCACGCGCAGCATGGAACAGGCCAAGGTGGATGTCGCCTATAACCATTCGAACGTCACGCTGATCGGGATCAGCGGCGGCGTCAGCTACGGGGCGCTTGGCTTTACGCACCATTCCACAAACGACATCGCGTCGATGGCATCCCTTTCCGGCCTGCGCGTCTATCTGCCGAGCGACCGCTTCCAGACGGAAAAGCTGATCCGTGCGCTCCTGAAAGACCGGGAGCCGGCGTATGTCCGGGTGGGGCGCAACGCGGTGGAGGATGTTTACTCCGAAGGGGACGTTCCGTTTGAGTTCAACCGCGCGACCCAGATCTGCGGCGGAACGGACGTCACCCTGGTCGCGTGCGGCGAGCTGGTGTCCGCGGCCCAAAAGGCGGCTGAGCTGCTGAAGGAGAAGGGCGTTTCCGCCCGGGTGCTCGACATGTACTGCCTGAAGCCGATCGACCGCGAAGCGGTGGCGAAGGCGGCGCGGGAGACGAGAGGGATCGTCACCGCGGAGGAGCACGTCGCGGTGGGCGGCCTCGGCTCGATGGTGAGCCAGATCGTGACGGCGGAGCACCCCACGCGCATGCGCAGCCTGACCCTGCCGGATGAGCCGGTCGTCACCGGAAAATCCCGCGAGGTTTTCGACTATTACGGCCTGAATGCCGAGGGCATCGCAAAGGCCGCGCTGGAGCTGATCTGA
- a CDS encoding LacI family transcriptional regulator codes for MKVSMKTISERTGFSPATVSNALNRKRGVSKETVEKVLSAADELGYSNKPRISKIKFVIYKRNGLIINDSPFFPAVIEGVERQAKKLQYETVFCNLTCDSPDCKEQIKSILEDTSSAVILLGTEMTEQDFKLFEHPKCHLILLDGWSDEITFDGVLISNTDSACKAVEYLIRKGHRRIGYLRGSFRIKAFSYRSIGYRRAMSRHGLPVGPDDVITLGTTTESAYRDMITRLEENGRLPTAFFADNDVIALGAMRALQEKGYRVPQDVSIIGFDNIPFGEISSPRLTTIHVFKQEMGEIAVRRLTDHINLGSTVKTKIQVCTEFVERESVRDLNET; via the coding sequence TTGAAAGTCAGCATGAAAACCATCAGCGAGAGGACCGGATTTTCTCCCGCCACCGTATCCAACGCGCTGAACCGCAAGCGCGGGGTCAGCAAGGAGACGGTGGAGAAGGTCCTGAGCGCCGCCGATGAGCTTGGGTATTCGAACAAACCCCGGATTTCAAAAATCAAATTCGTCATCTATAAACGGAATGGACTGATTATCAATGACAGCCCGTTTTTTCCCGCGGTGATCGAAGGCGTGGAGCGGCAGGCCAAAAAGCTGCAGTATGAAACCGTCTTCTGCAACCTGACCTGCGACAGCCCCGACTGCAAGGAGCAGATCAAGTCGATTCTGGAAGACACCAGCTCCGCGGTGATCCTTTTGGGCACCGAGATGACGGAACAGGATTTCAAGCTGTTCGAGCACCCGAAATGCCACCTGATCCTGCTGGACGGCTGGAGCGACGAGATCACGTTCGACGGCGTCCTCATCAGCAACACGGATTCGGCCTGCAAGGCCGTGGAGTACCTGATCCGGAAAGGGCACCGCCGGATCGGCTATCTGCGGGGCAGCTTCCGCATCAAGGCGTTCTCCTACCGCAGCATCGGCTACCGGCGCGCGATGAGCCGCCACGGCCTCCCGGTAGGGCCGGATGACGTCATCACGCTGGGCACCACCACGGAAAGCGCCTACCGGGACATGATTACCCGCCTGGAAGAGAACGGCCGCCTTCCCACCGCGTTTTTCGCGGATAACGACGTGATCGCCTTGGGCGCCATGCGGGCGCTTCAGGAAAAGGGCTACCGCGTCCCGCAGGATGTTTCCATTATCGGATTCGACAATATTCCCTTCGGGGAAATTTCAAGCCCCCGGCTGACCACGATCCACGTGTTCAAGCAGGAGATGGGCGAAATCGCCGTGCGCCGCCTGACGGATCACATCAACCTGGGCAGCACGGTCAAGACGAAAATACAGGTCTGCACGGAATTTGTGGAACGAGAAAGCGTGCGCGACCTGAACGAAACGTAA
- a CDS encoding Ribose ABC transport system, periplasmic ribose-binding protein RbsB (TC 3.A.1.2.1), translating to MNQFKKLAAGILAVALVGTMAGCSGGAASSAPAENKEASQAASSQAAKALTGGGSKIIYIITPSHSNPFFKTEAEAAEKKAKELGYEVKSVSHDDDATKQSELFDNAIADKAAAIICDNAGADATVAAVKKARDNNIPTFLIDREINESGVAISQIVANNYQGAKAIAEKFVEAMGEKGKYAELLGKESDTNAGVRSKAFHEIIDQYPDMKMVAQQTANWEQTEAYEKMETILQSNPDIKGVVCGNDTMAVGAAAAIKAAGLKNIAVVGVDGSDEAAEQIKAGYMVGTAMQQAALLAQMGVEQADQYLKNGKTGLDEKQLVDCIAITKDNVDKLKGFVYSE from the coding sequence ATGAATCAGTTCAAAAAACTAGCAGCAGGTATTTTGGCCGTGGCGCTGGTTGGCACGATGGCCGGGTGCTCCGGCGGGGCTGCGAGCAGCGCGCCGGCGGAAAACAAAGAGGCTTCGCAGGCGGCGTCCTCGCAGGCGGCCAAGGCCCTGACGGGCGGCGGCTCCAAGATCATCTACATCATCACCCCTTCGCACTCCAACCCGTTCTTTAAGACGGAGGCGGAAGCCGCGGAGAAGAAGGCGAAGGAGCTCGGCTACGAGGTCAAGTCCGTCTCCCATGACGACGACGCGACGAAGCAGTCCGAGCTGTTCGACAACGCGATCGCCGACAAGGCCGCGGCCATCATCTGCGACAACGCCGGCGCCGACGCGACCGTGGCCGCCGTCAAGAAGGCAAGGGACAACAATATCCCCACCTTCCTGATCGACCGCGAGATCAACGAATCCGGCGTCGCCATTTCCCAGATCGTCGCCAACAACTATCAGGGCGCGAAGGCGATCGCTGAAAAATTCGTGGAGGCCATGGGTGAAAAGGGCAAGTACGCGGAGCTGCTCGGCAAAGAGTCCGACACGAACGCGGGCGTCCGCTCCAAGGCGTTCCACGAGATCATCGACCAGTATCCCGATATGAAGATGGTCGCCCAGCAGACCGCGAACTGGGAGCAGACCGAAGCTTATGAGAAGATGGAGACCATCCTGCAGTCCAACCCCGACATCAAGGGCGTTGTCTGCGGCAACGACACCATGGCGGTCGGCGCGGCTGCGGCCATCAAGGCGGCCGGCCTGAAGAACATCGCCGTTGTCGGCGTGGATGGCTCCGACGAGGCGGCCGAGCAGATCAAGGCCGGGTATATGGTCGGCACCGCGATGCAGCAGGCGGCCCTGCTCGCTCAGATGGGCGTGGAGCAGGCGGATCAGTACCTGAAGAACGGCAAGACAGGGCTGGATGAAAAACAGCTCGTGGACTGCATCGCCATCACAAAAGACAATGTGGATAAACTGAAGGGCTTCGTGTACTCCGAGTAA
- the glpK gene encoding Glycerol kinase, whose translation MAYILAFDQSTQGTKGLLFDGAGRLAARCDRSHRQIVDEKGWVEHDPEEIYRNTVAVAKDVVEKAGIQKEEIAAIGISNQRETALVWDRRTGKPVYNAVVWQCPRGEAICRRLKDAGCAEKIRGSTGLPLSPYFSAAKIAWIFENAEGARQKENLCCGTIDSWLVFRLTGGKEFKTDASNASRTQLFNIERLAWDPEICRMFGIPVPCLAQVCGSDECFGQTDLEGFLDRPVPIHAVLGDSHGALFGQDCRRPGMGKATYGTGSSVMLNTGEKPVFSKNGLATSLAWSIGGTVNYVLEGNINYTGSVIGWMKKDLGLVQTVRQAHQLAAEADPLDKAYFVPAFTGLGAPYWDSEATGLFTGITRKTGRAELVKAGVDCIAYQVADIVNLMRSESGLSIRELRVDGGPTESDYLMQFQSDILGIPVMVPQLQELSGMGAAYAAGIAAGLYDGRAVFSNGKRREYRRKMEEQKSAELYKGWKRAVRLALSHE comes from the coding sequence ATGGCTTACATACTCGCTTTCGACCAGAGCACGCAGGGGACGAAGGGCCTCCTGTTCGACGGCGCGGGCCGGCTTGCCGCGCGGTGCGACCGCTCCCACAGACAGATCGTCGACGAAAAAGGCTGGGTCGAGCACGACCCGGAGGAAATCTACCGCAACACCGTCGCCGTCGCAAAGGATGTCGTGGAAAAAGCCGGCATCCAAAAAGAGGAGATCGCCGCCATCGGGATCAGCAACCAGCGCGAGACGGCGCTGGTGTGGGACCGCCGCACCGGAAAGCCGGTTTACAACGCGGTGGTGTGGCAGTGCCCCCGGGGCGAGGCCATCTGCCGGCGCCTGAAGGATGCGGGCTGCGCGGAGAAGATCCGCGGCAGCACCGGGCTTCCGCTTTCCCCTTATTTTTCCGCGGCGAAGATCGCGTGGATCTTTGAAAACGCCGAGGGCGCGCGGCAGAAGGAGAACCTGTGCTGCGGCACCATAGACAGCTGGCTGGTGTTCCGCCTGACCGGGGGAAAGGAATTCAAAACGGATGCTTCCAACGCGTCCCGCACGCAGCTTTTCAATATTGAAAGGCTCGCGTGGGACCCCGAGATCTGCCGCATGTTCGGCATCCCGGTTCCCTGTCTGGCGCAGGTCTGCGGCTCCGACGAATGCTTCGGGCAGACGGATCTGGAGGGCTTTCTCGACCGCCCCGTGCCCATCCACGCGGTGCTGGGGGATTCCCACGGCGCGCTGTTCGGGCAGGACTGCCGCAGGCCGGGGATGGGAAAGGCCACCTACGGCACGGGCTCGTCCGTCATGCTGAATACCGGGGAAAAGCCGGTGTTCAGCAAAAACGGTCTGGCAACTTCCCTCGCCTGGAGCATCGGCGGAACGGTGAACTACGTGCTGGAGGGGAACATCAATTATACGGGCTCTGTCATCGGCTGGATGAAGAAGGATCTCGGCCTGGTGCAGACGGTGCGGCAGGCGCATCAGCTTGCCGCCGAAGCGGACCCGCTCGACAAGGCCTATTTCGTCCCGGCGTTCACCGGGCTGGGCGCCCCTTACTGGGACAGCGAAGCCACCGGGCTTTTCACCGGCATCACCCGGAAAACGGGGCGTGCGGAGCTGGTGAAGGCGGGCGTCGACTGCATCGCCTATCAGGTGGCGGATATCGTGAACCTGATGCGCTCGGAATCCGGGCTTTCCATCCGGGAACTGCGCGTGGACGGCGGGCCCACGGAAAGCGATTACCTGATGCAGTTCCAGAGCGACATTCTGGGCATTCCGGTGATGGTGCCGCAGCTTCAGGAGCTTTCGGGCATGGGCGCCGCCTATGCCGCCGGAATCGCGGCCGGGCTTTACGACGGGCGGGCCGTCTTTTCAAACGGAAAGCGGAGGGAATACCGCAGAAAAATGGAAGAGCAAAAAAGCGCGGAGCTGTACAAGGGCTGGAAAAGGGCCGTCCGGCTTGCGCTTTCTCACGAATAG
- a CDS encoding conserved exported protein of unknown function (Evidence 4 : Unknown function but conserved in other organisms) has product MKRKIAALLLILAFAAFSMTGCGVKVVKIGEEGKLTGETAFNADSDVEKIWESKAIPELTKKAVDLKTFLTEAKGDLKSLDKKYGKYSMGSSGELSYTVKGTAKVTKVDQSKRAGVMDVQLDGYSGKEQVQLQIGTVFKGSAVRDSLDFISYEDYKNQVQWATVSQSIHNVIQKTVIDPLDVKSLAGKTVEFTGCFTVDGNDRVLITPVRMSAK; this is encoded by the coding sequence TTGAAAAGAAAAATTGCAGCGCTGCTGTTGATCCTCGCATTTGCCGCTTTTTCCATGACGGGCTGCGGCGTCAAGGTCGTGAAAATAGGGGAGGAGGGGAAGCTGACGGGCGAGACGGCGTTCAACGCCGACAGCGACGTGGAAAAGATCTGGGAATCGAAGGCGATTCCGGAACTGACCAAAAAGGCGGTGGACCTGAAGACCTTCCTGACCGAGGCGAAAGGCGACCTGAAATCCCTCGATAAGAAGTACGGCAAATATTCCATGGGGAGCTCCGGCGAGCTGAGCTACACGGTGAAAGGGACCGCGAAGGTGACGAAGGTCGACCAGTCGAAACGGGCCGGCGTCATGGATGTGCAGCTGGACGGCTACAGCGGCAAAGAGCAGGTCCAGCTTCAGATCGGGACGGTGTTCAAAGGCTCCGCGGTCCGTGACTCCCTGGATTTCATCAGCTACGAGGATTACAAGAACCAGGTGCAGTGGGCCACCGTTTCCCAGAGCATCCACAATGTGATCCAGAAGACCGTGATCGACCCGCTCGACGTGAAGTCCCTGGCCGGGAAGACGGTGGAGTTCACCGGCTGCTTTACGGTGGACGGAAACGACCGGGTCCTGATCACGCCGGTTCGGATGTCGGCCAAATAG